A genomic region of Solanum dulcamara chromosome 2, daSolDulc1.2, whole genome shotgun sequence contains the following coding sequences:
- the LOC129880898 gene encoding 60S ribosomal protein L35a-3 → MVKGRQGERVRLYTRGTVLGYKRSKSNQYPNTSLVQIEGVNTKEEVDWYLGKRMAYIYKAKTKKNNSHYRCIWGKVCRPHGNSGVVRAKFKSNLPPKSMGAKVRVFMYPSNI, encoded by the exons ATGGTGAAGGGACGCCAAGGAGAGCGTGTAAG ACTCTATACTAGAGGAACAGTTCTTGGATACAAGAG GTCGAAGTCGAATCAGTATCCGAATACTTCATTGGTTCAGATCGAAGGAGTGAACACTAAGGAGGAAGTAGATTGGTACTTAGGGAAGCGTATGGCTTATATATACAAGGCGAAAacaaagaagaataactcacaTTATCGCTGCATTTGGGGAAAAGTTTGTAGGCCTCATGGAAACAGTGGTGTTGTTAGAGCTAAGTTCAAGTCCAACCTGCCACCAAAATCCATG GGAGCTAAGGTTAGAGTTTTCATGTACCCAAGCAATATATAA
- the LOC129880896 gene encoding probable sugar phosphate/phosphate translocator At3g11320, whose protein sequence is MSGMKSSGQFFTIGLVTAWYSSNIGVLLLNKYLLSNYGFKYPIFLTMCHMTACSLLSYIAIAWMKMVPMQTIRSRVQFMKISALSLIFCTSVVSGNISLRYLPVSFNQAIGATTPFFTAVFAYLMTFKREAWLTYVTLIPVVTGVIIASGGEPSFHLFGFIICIGATAARALKSVLQGILLSSEGEKLNSMNLLLYMAPIAVVFLLPATLMMEENVVGITLALARDDSRIIWLLLFNSALAYFVNLTNFLVTKHTSALTLQVLGNAKGAVAVVISILIFRNPVSVTGMLGYALTVFGVILYSEAKKRSK, encoded by the exons ATGTCTGGAATGAAGAGTTCAGGTCAATTCTTTACAATTGGGCTAGTAACAGCTTGGTATTCATCAAACATTGGGGTTTTGTTACTGAACAAGTATTTGCTTAGCAATTATGGGTTTAAATACCCAATTTTTCTTACTATGTGTCATATGACTGCTTGTTCTTTACTGAGCTATATAGCTATtgcttggatgaaaatggtACCAATGCAGACTATAAGATCTAGGGTTCAGTTTATGAAGATCTCTGCTTTGAGTCTTATTTTTTGTACATCTGTTGTTAGTGGCAATATCTCACTTCGGTATTTGCCAGTATCTTTCAATCAGGCTATAGGTGCTACTACGCCTTTTTTCACTGCTGTATTTGCTTATTTGATGACATTCAAGAGGGAGGCATGGTTGACTTATGTCACTCTTATTCCTGTTGTGACCGGGGTTATCATCGCCAGTGGG GGTGAACCAAGTTTTCATCTATTTGGATTCATAATCTGTATCGGTGCAACAGCTGCAAGAGCACTCAAGTCGGTGCTTCAGGGGATTTTGCTGTCTTCTGAAGG GGAGAAGCTGAATTCCATGAACCTTCTACTCTATATGGCTCCCATAGCAGTTGTATTTCTATTACCGGCAACACTTATGATGGAAGAAAATGTAGTTGGCATCACATTGGCACTTGCAAGAGATGATAGTAGAATCATCTGGCTTTTGCTATTCAATTCTGCGCTGGCATATTTTGTGAATCTGACCAACTTTCTGGTGACAAAACACACCAGTGCCCTGACACTTCAG GTCCTGGGAAATGCAAAAGGAGCTGTAGCTGTTGTCATCTCAATCTTAATATTTAGAAACCCGGTGTCAGTTACAGGGATGCTTGGCTATGCACTTACAGTTTTTGGAGTCATACTCTATAGTGAAGCGAAGAAACGTAGTAAATGA
- the LOC129880893 gene encoding phosphoinositide phospholipase C 2, which translates to MSKQTYRICFCFRRRFRVVAAEAPADVKNLFNRYSDNGVMNAENLHRFLIEVQKEQNSTLDDAHGIMNNLHDLKILNIFHRRGLHLDAFFKYLFADINPPLNSKLGIHQDMKAPLSHYFIYTGHNSYLTGNQLSSDCSDVPIIQALNRGVRVIELDIWPNSAKDDVEVLHGGTLTTPVALIKCLRSIKEHAFSVSEYPVVITLEDHLTTDLQAKTAEMITQTFGDMLFSDDSCLKEFPSPESLKRRVLISTKPPKEYLQAKEVKETDTTKGTDQGGTEAWGREVSDIKARYNDKDDSDEGEADDDDEEDLTSQQNTAPEYKRLIAIHAGKGKGGLSDWLRVDPDKVRRLSLSEQELGKAVVTHGKEIIRFTQRNILRIYPKGIRFDSSNYNPFVAWTHGAQMVAFNMQGYGRSLWLMHGMFRANGGCGYVKKPDILLKAGPNNEVFDPEANLPVKTTLKVTVFMGEGWYYDFEHTHFDAYSPPDFYARIGIAGVPGDVVMKKTKTLEDNWIPTWDEQFEFPLTVPELALLRVEVHEYDMSEKDDFAGQTCLPVAELKQGIRAVPLHSRKGEKYNSVKLLMRFEFI; encoded by the exons ATGTCGAAGCAGACTTACAGAATTTGTTTCTGTTTCCGGCGGCGGTTTCGGGTGGTCGCCGCCGAGGCTCCGGCGGATGTGAAGAATTTGTTCAATCGGTACTCCGATAATGGAGTGATGAACGCGGAGAACCTACATCGGTTTTTAATTGAGGTTCAAAAGGAGCAAAACTCAACTTTAGATGATGCTCATGGTATTATGAATAATCTTCATGACCTTAAGATCCTAAATATTTTCCATCGGAGAGGTCTTCATCTTGACGCATTCTTCAAATATCTTTTCGCTGATATCAATCCTCCTCTTAATTCTAAGCTTGGG attcACCAAGATATGAAGGCGCCTTTGTCTCATTACTTCATATACACAGGCCACAATTCTTATTTAACTGGGAATCAGCTGAGTAGTGACTGCAGTGATGTCCCCATAATACAGGCCCTGAACAGAGGTGTAAGAGTAATTGAATTGGATATATGGCCAAATTCCGCTAAAGATGATGTGGAAGTTCTTCATGGAGG AACGTTGACCACTCCAGTTGCGCTCATCAAATGTTTGAGGTCTATCAAGGAACATGCTTTTTCTGTTTCTGAGTATCCTGTGGTGATAACACTTGAAGATCATCTAACTACAGATCTTCAGGCAAAAACGGCGGAG ATGATCACTCAAACATTTGGAGATATGCTGTTTTCTGACGATTCATGTTTGAAAGAGTTTCCATCCCCAGAATCACTGAAAAGACGTGTTCTGATATCAACCAAGCCACCCAAAGAGTACCTTCAGGCAAAGGAAGTTAAGGAAACAGACACAACGAAAGGAACGGATCAAGGTGGTACAGAAGCTTGGGGAAGGGAAGTTTCAGACATTAAAGCCAGATACAATGATAAG GATGACTCTGATGAAGGTGAAGCTGACGATGATGACGAAGAAGATCTCACCTCGCAGCAAAATACAGCACCAGAATACAAGCGTTTAATTGCCATTCATGCTGGAAAGGGGAAAGGTGGACTGTCTGATTGGCTGAGGGTTGATCCTGATAAAGTAAGACGACTTAGCTTGAGTGAGCAAGAACTTGGAAAGGCTGTAGTTACTCATGGAAAAGAAATTATCAG GTTCACTCAGAGGAACATTCTGAGAATATACCCAAAGGGCATACGTTTTGACTCATCCAATTACAATCCTTTCGTTGCATGGACACATGGAGCTCAAATGGTGGCATTCAATATGCAG GGCTACGGAAGATCACTTTGGTTAATGCATGGTATGTTCAGAGCCAATGGTGGTTGTGGATATGTTAAGAAACCAGATATACTATTGAAAGCAGGTCCCAACAATGAGGTCTTCGATCCTGAAGCAAATTTGCCAGTCAAAACTACATTGAAGGTCACAGTATTTATGGGGGAAGGGTGGTATTATGACTTTGAACACACACACTTTGATGCATACTCTCCTCCAGACTTCTACGCGAGG ATAGGAATTGCTGGAGTTCCTGGTGATGTTGTAATGAAGAAAACAAAGACTCTTGAGGACAATTGGATACCAACTTGGGATGAACAATTTGAGTTCCCATTAACAGTTCCTGAATTGGCTCTACTCCGCGTAGAAGTTCATGAGTATGATATGTCTGAAAAAGATGATTTTGCTGGACAAACTTGTTTGCCTGTTGCAGAACTAAAACAAGGTATCCGAGCAGTACCACTCCACAGCCGCAAGGGAGAGAAATACAACTCTGTCAAGCTACTTATGCGTTTCGAATTTATCTAA
- the LOC129880895 gene encoding LIM domain-containing protein WLIM2b-like — protein sequence MSFTGTQQKCKACEKTVYPVELLSADGVNYHKSCFKCTHCKGTLKLSSYSSMEGVLYCKPHFEQLYKESGNFNKNFQSPVKSAEKLTPTLTKSPSKAAGMFSGTQEKCATCGKTAYPLEKVTVENQSYHKSCFKCSHGGCSLNPSNYAALDGILYCKPHFSQLFKEKGSYNHLIKSASMKRPAATVPDS from the exons ATGTCGTTTACAGGCACTCAACAGAAATGCAAGGCTTGTGAAAAGACAGTTTACCCAGTTGAACTTTTGTCAGCTGATGGGGTTAATTATCACAAATCTTGCTTCAAATGTACCCATTGTAAAGGAACTCTCAAG CTGAGCAGTTACTCCTCAATGGAAGGTGTTCTGTATTGCAAGCCTCATTTTGAGCAGCTCTACAAGGAGTCTGGCAACTTCAACAAGAACTTTCAATCCC CTGTGAAGTCAGCTGAGAAGTTAACTCCAACACTG ACAAAATCTCCTAGCAAAGCTGCCGGCATGTTTTCTGGGACACAGGAAAAATGTGCCACCTGTGGTAAAACGGCTTATCCACTTGAGAAG GTGACAGTGGAGAACCAAAGTTATCACAAGTCGTGTTTCAAGTGTTCTCATGGTGGATGCTCTTTAAATCCGTCGAATTATGCTGCCCTTGATGGTATTTTGTACTGCAAACCTCATTTTTCACAGCTTTTCAAGGAGAAAGGCAGCTACAATCATTTAATCAAGTCTGCTTCAATGAAGCGTCCAGCAGCAACTGTTCCAGATTCTTAA